From the bacterium genome, one window contains:
- a CDS encoding VIT family protein, which yields MARAAMTAAAPRSAPASSARPRERLLQRYLEPADRLNEVLFGLIMVLTFTLTAGFAVGDGPQATRGLLIATIGCNIAWGLIDGAMYLTTCLLERSRSQRRLRALHAAPDEATALAVVDDAVEDAVGGAVTAAATPEERAQLLALVRGAALRVPIGRLGLHREDVYGAIASALLVMLTSVPAALPFLVIDSPTRALRVSNLLLLGGLFAVGYQWGHYSFTNRWRAGFAFLVVGLALVGTAIALGG from the coding sequence GTGGCTCGCGCAGCGATGACCGCCGCCGCGCCGCGCTCGGCGCCGGCGTCCTCCGCCCGGCCGCGGGAACGCCTCCTGCAGCGCTATCTCGAGCCCGCCGATCGGCTGAACGAGGTGTTGTTCGGCCTCATCATGGTGCTGACCTTCACGCTCACCGCCGGCTTCGCCGTCGGCGACGGACCGCAGGCGACCCGCGGGCTGCTGATCGCGACCATCGGCTGCAACATCGCCTGGGGGTTGATCGACGGCGCGATGTACCTGACGACGTGTCTGCTCGAACGCAGCCGCTCGCAACGCCGGCTGCGCGCCCTGCACGCCGCTCCCGACGAGGCGACGGCGCTGGCGGTGGTGGACGACGCGGTGGAGGACGCCGTGGGCGGCGCCGTGACCGCGGCGGCGACCCCGGAGGAGCGCGCGCAGCTCCTCGCCCTGGTGCGCGGCGCCGCCCTGCGCGTCCCCATCGGACGCTTGGGATTGCACCGCGAGGACGTCTACGGCGCCATCGCCAGTGCCCTCCTGGTGATGCTGACCTCGGTGCCCGCCGCGCTGCCCTTTCTGGTGATCGATTCGCCGACCCGGGCATTGCGGGTGTCCAATCTCCTCCTGCTGGGCGGCCTCTTCGCCGTCGGCTATCAGTGGGGACACTACAGCTTCACCAACCGCTGGCGCGCCGGGTTCGCCTTCCTCGTCGTCGGCCTCGCCCTGGTCGGCACCGCGATCGCGCTCGGCGGCTGA
- a CDS encoding phosphoketolase family protein, with product MARPTGAPASPSARRPRAARQVGKAAASPPLRRRATGGPLSPDLLRRTHAYWRAANYLSVGQIYLLDNPLLRQPLRRQHIKPRLLGHWGTTPGLNFIYVHLNRLIVAHDLDMIYVIGPGHGGPALVAQAWLEHTYSEVYPNITPDAEGMQRLFKQFSFPGGIPSHVAPETPGSIHEGGELGYALSHAFGAAFDNPELIVACVVGDGEAETGPLATGWHSNKFLNPARDGAVLPILHLNGYKIANPCFLARIPEDELRKLLEGYGYRPHFVTGHDPEPLHQQMAAALDACHAEIRAIWAAARAPRAIVRRPRWPMIVLRTPKGWTCPPRIDGLKCEDYWRSHQVPMADMDKPEHVRVLERWMKSYRPQELFDADGRLRPELAALAPKGERRMSANPHANGGLLLRDLRLPAFADYAVPVPSPGATTAEATRVQGAFLRDVMKLNLPSRNFRVFSPDENNSNRWQDILEVTNRCYVADIYPDDDHLAPDGRVMEVLSEHQCQGWLEGYLLTGRHGFFSCYEAFIHIVDSMFNQHAKWLKVCHQIPWRRPIASLNYLLSSHVWRQDHNGFSHQDPGFIDHVVNKKAEVIRVYLPPDANCLLSVTDHCLRSRNYVNVVVAGKQPAPQWLTMDEAVKHCTAGIGIWEWASNDRGGEPDVVMACCGDVPTLETLAAVDLLRAHVPELRVRVINIVDLMKLQPPSEHPHGLTDQDFDALFTVDKPIIFAFHGYPWLIHRLTYRRSGHDNLHVRGYKEEGTTTTPFDMVVRNQLDRFSLVSDVIDRVPRLAARAAYAKQAIRDKLLEHKQYIARYGDDMPEISGWRWGRRGGAARRRPDTAGDNG from the coding sequence ATGGCACGACCCACAGGAGCGCCGGCGTCCCCGTCCGCGCGGCGGCCGCGCGCCGCGCGACAGGTCGGGAAGGCGGCGGCGTCCCCGCCGCTCCGCCGGCGCGCCACCGGCGGGCCGCTGTCGCCCGACCTGCTGCGCCGCACGCACGCCTACTGGCGGGCCGCGAACTACCTGTCGGTCGGCCAGATCTACCTGCTCGACAACCCACTCCTCCGCCAGCCGCTCCGGCGCCAGCACATCAAGCCGCGCCTGCTCGGCCACTGGGGCACCACGCCGGGGCTCAACTTCATCTACGTTCACCTCAACCGGCTGATCGTCGCGCACGACCTCGACATGATCTACGTGATCGGCCCCGGCCACGGCGGTCCGGCCCTGGTGGCCCAGGCCTGGCTCGAGCACACCTACAGCGAGGTCTATCCGAACATCACGCCGGACGCCGAGGGCATGCAGCGGCTGTTCAAGCAGTTCAGCTTCCCCGGCGGCATCCCGAGCCACGTCGCGCCGGAGACCCCGGGCTCGATCCACGAGGGCGGCGAGCTCGGCTACGCCCTCTCGCACGCTTTCGGCGCCGCCTTCGACAACCCCGAGCTGATCGTCGCCTGCGTCGTCGGCGACGGCGAGGCCGAGACCGGCCCGCTGGCCACCGGCTGGCACTCGAACAAGTTCCTCAACCCGGCGCGCGACGGCGCCGTGCTGCCGATTCTCCACCTCAACGGCTACAAGATCGCCAACCCCTGCTTCCTGGCGCGCATCCCCGAGGACGAGCTGCGCAAGTTGCTCGAGGGGTACGGCTACCGGCCGCACTTCGTCACCGGCCACGATCCGGAACCGCTGCACCAGCAGATGGCGGCCGCCCTCGACGCCTGCCATGCCGAGATCCGGGCGATCTGGGCCGCGGCGCGGGCGCCGCGGGCGATCGTCCGCCGGCCGCGCTGGCCGATGATCGTGCTGCGCACGCCCAAGGGCTGGACCTGTCCGCCGCGCATCGATGGCCTCAAGTGCGAGGACTACTGGCGCAGCCATCAGGTGCCGATGGCGGACATGGACAAGCCAGAGCACGTCCGCGTCCTCGAGCGGTGGATGAAGAGCTACCGGCCGCAGGAGCTCTTCGATGCCGACGGGCGCCTGCGCCCCGAGTTGGCGGCGCTGGCGCCCAAGGGCGAACGGCGGATGAGCGCCAATCCGCACGCCAACGGCGGCCTGCTCCTGCGCGACCTGCGGCTGCCGGCCTTCGCCGACTATGCCGTGCCGGTGCCCAGTCCGGGAGCGACGACCGCCGAGGCGACGCGCGTCCAGGGCGCGTTCCTGCGCGACGTGATGAAGCTCAACCTGCCGAGCCGCAACTTCCGCGTCTTCAGCCCCGACGAGAACAACTCCAACCGCTGGCAGGACATCCTCGAGGTGACCAACCGCTGCTACGTCGCCGACATCTACCCCGACGACGACCACCTGGCGCCCGACGGCCGGGTCATGGAGGTGCTGAGCGAGCACCAGTGCCAGGGCTGGCTCGAGGGTTACCTGCTCACCGGCCGGCACGGCTTCTTCAGTTGCTACGAGGCGTTCATCCACATCGTCGATTCGATGTTCAACCAGCACGCCAAGTGGTTGAAGGTCTGCCACCAGATCCCGTGGCGGCGGCCGATCGCCTCGCTCAACTACCTGCTGAGCTCGCACGTGTGGCGCCAGGACCACAACGGCTTCTCGCACCAGGATCCGGGCTTCATCGACCACGTCGTCAACAAGAAGGCGGAGGTGATCCGCGTCTACCTGCCACCCGATGCGAACTGTCTGCTGTCGGTGACCGACCACTGCCTGCGCAGCCGCAACTACGTCAACGTCGTCGTCGCCGGCAAACAGCCGGCGCCGCAGTGGCTGACCATGGACGAGGCGGTGAAGCACTGCACCGCCGGCATCGGCATCTGGGAGTGGGCGTCGAACGACCGCGGCGGCGAGCCCGACGTGGTGATGGCCTGCTGCGGCGACGTGCCGACGCTGGAGACGCTGGCCGCGGTGGACCTGCTGCGCGCGCACGTGCCGGAGCTCAGGGTGCGGGTGATCAACATCGTCGACCTGATGAAGCTGCAGCCGCCGAGCGAACATCCGCACGGCCTCACCGATCAGGACTTCGACGCGCTGTTCACCGTCGACAAGCCGATCATCTTCGCCTTCCACGGCTATCCCTGGCTGATCCACCGCCTCACGTACCGCCGGAGCGGACACGACAACCTGCACGTCCGCGGCTACAAGGAGGAGGGCACGACGACGACGCCGTTCGACATGGTGGTGCGCAACCAGCTCGATCGCTTCTCGCTGGTCAGCGACGTGATCGATCGCGTGCCCCGGCTGGCGGCGCGCGCCGCCTACGCCAAACAGGCGATCCGCGACAAGCTGCTCGAGCACAAGCAGTACATCGCCCGCTACGGCGACGACATGCCGGAGATCAGCGGCTGGCGCTGGGGCCGGCGCGGCGGCGCCGCGCGCCGGCGTCCCGACACCGCCGGCGACAACGGGTGA